Proteins encoded together in one uncultured Desulfosarcina sp. window:
- a CDS encoding prepilin-type N-terminal cleavage/methylation domain-containing protein yields the protein MKNIRIFRKLYEDNSGFTLIEVLIALAIFSIGFLAVGLLQLDSAKGNRRAQSVTYSSEWALDRVETMLPQGMLSTTAYDSVATAAPAQDADGIDNNYNGTVDEAGETGPLSISWTVDEVDLKPSIGTDIYNYKIITVTVTKTLGGETRTISLQNRIPKIV from the coding sequence ATGAAAAATATAAGGATATTCAGAAAGTTGTATGAGGACAATAGCGGCTTTACCCTGATCGAAGTTCTCATCGCCCTGGCCATTTTCAGCATCGGGTTTCTGGCTGTGGGCCTATTGCAGCTCGACAGCGCCAAAGGCAACCGCAGGGCCCAGAGCGTTACCTACAGCTCCGAATGGGCGCTGGACCGGGTCGAGACCATGCTTCCCCAAGGAATGTTGAGCACAACCGCCTACGATTCCGTTGCTACGGCAGCCCCTGCCCAGGATGCCGACGGCATCGACAACAATTACAACGGTACCGTGGACGAAGCCGGAGAAACCGGGCCGTTGTCGATTTCCTGGACGGTCGACGAGGTGGACCTGAAGCCCAGCATCGGAACGGATATTTACAATTACAAGATCATTACCGTTACCGTCACCAAAACCCTGGGTGGTGAAACGAGAACCATCAGCCTTCAGAACCGCATACCCAAGATCGTTTAA